A genome region from Primulina eburnea isolate SZY01 chromosome 9, ASM2296580v1, whole genome shotgun sequence includes the following:
- the LOC140841799 gene encoding AAA-ATPase At2g18193-like, whose translation MYSVMDMQSMATNIFSAYASVAASMMLFRSVAYDIIPEPVKSAVFSAVSQFFRHYFGRFFNPLPSQITMVVDEQCGITRNQIYDAAEVYLRTVDYPDSERFKVNKIPKQKSISISMEKNQEVVDHFKGFKLKWQFVLIEPENQKNHFQPEKRFFELTFDKARKDDVLKEYLPHVMAKAKEIKDNERAVRLYTTDCPFDGDEEDGGNGGGYWGCINLDHPATFDKLAMDPCLKKSIIEDLERFVRRRDYYKKVGKAWKRGYLLYGPPGTGKSSLIAAMANYLKFDVYDLELASLYSNSELKRILLSTTNRSIIVVEDIDCSVQMHDRSAETEGNESSNPKLTLSGVLNFIDGLWSTCGDERIIIFTTNHKEKLDPALLRPGRMDMHIHMGYCTPEGFDVLALNYLGINDQTKAPCQEIKSFIGEVEISPAEIAEHLMRSEDVDLALQGVLDLLKKKKDEKTSVAVDEKKCDIGEAKEIIESDGIEIHKDQKMKFAKIWKSLTRRRSSKYNKMKHSEQSL comes from the exons ATGTATTCTGTGATGGACATGCAGTCAATGGCTACGAATATTTTCTCAGCCTACGCATCAGTTGCTGCATCGATGATGCTATTTCGATCGGTCGCCTATGATATTATTCCCGAGCCCGTAAAATCAGCCGTCTTTTCGGCAGTCTCTCAGTTCTTCAGACATTACTTTGGAAGATTTTTCAATCCACTTCCCTCACAGATAACAATGGTGGTGGATGAACAATGTGGCATCACTCGCAATCAAATCTATGACGCAGCCGAGGTCTATCTCCGCACAGTAGACTATCCCGACTCCGAGAGATTCAAAGTGAACAAAATTCCCAAACAGAAGAGCATCAGTATTAGTATGGAGAAGAATCAGGAAGTTGTTGAtcatttcaaaggttttaaacTCAAATGGCAGTTTGTTCTGATCGAACCCGAGAATCAGAAGAACCATTTCCAACCGGAGAAGAGATTTTTCGAGTTAACATTCGATAAGGCGCGCAAAGACGATGTACTCAAGGAGTATTTGCCTCACGTTATGGCTAAGGCGAAAGAAATCAAAGATAATGAGAGGGCGGTGAGGTTGTACACCACGGACTGTCCCTTTGATGGTGACGAAGAGGACGGTGGCAATGGAGGTGGGTATTGGGGCTGCATCAATTTGGATCATCCGGCCACATTCGATAAATTGGCGATGGACCCATGTTTGAAAAAATCCATCATTGAAGATTTAGAAAGGTTTGTGAGGAGAAGAGATTATTACAAGAAAGTAGGCAAGGCCTGGAAGAGAGGCTATCTCCTGTATGGACCTCCCGGGACAGGAAAATCGAGCTTGATCGCCGCCATGGCCAACTATCTGAAGTTTGATGTGTATGATTTGGAACTCGCCAGTCTATATTCAAATTCAGAATTGAAGAGAATCTTGCTGTCCACGACAAACAGGTCTATTATCGTAGTCGAGGATATTGATTGCAGTGTGCAGATGCATGACAGGAGTGCCGAAACTGAGGGCAACGAGTCCTCTAACCCAAAG TTGACATTATCTGGAGTATTGAACTTCATAGATGGATTGTGGTCAACTTGTGGGGATGAAAGAATTATTATTTTCACAACGAATCATAAGGAGAAGCTGGATCCTGCCCTGTTGCGCCCCGGTCGAATGGATATGCACATTCATATGGGGTACTGCACACCTGAAGGATTTGATGTTTTGGCCTTGAACTACTTGGGAATCAATGATCAAACGAAGGCGCCATGTCAAGAGATTAAAAGCTTCATTGGGGAAGTAGAGATCAGCCCTGCTGAAATTGCAGAACACTTGATGAGAAGCGAGGATGTTGATCTTGCACTTCAGGGGGTTCTTGATTTGCTCAAGAAAAAGAAGGACGAGAAAACTTCGGTGGCTGTCGATGAAAAGAAATGTGATATTGGAGAAGCCAAAGAGATAATTGAAAGCGACGGAATCGAAATTCACAAGGACCAGAAGATGAAGTTTGCTAAAATATGGAAAAGTTTAACAAGAAGGCGATCGAGCAAATATAACAAGATGAAGCATAGTGAGCAAAGTTTGTAG